In Nitrosopumilus sp. b3, one DNA window encodes the following:
- a CDS encoding GTP-dependent dephospho-CoA kinase family protein, whose translation MKIPLGLLLPESQADKKNIQKHLLPNSYIITVGDRTTKKMIEFGLIPSLQIIDGKEKREKKDPPKLANATELTVKNPPAEITSQSIDVIKNAFTMEPPVRLFVLGEEDLLVLPVCIHAPDNAIVLYGQPNEGLVIVSITPEIRNKAQSILDLME comes from the coding sequence TTGAAAATCCCTTTAGGGTTGCTTTTACCTGAAAGCCAAGCTGATAAAAAAAATATTCAAAAACATCTTTTGCCAAATTCCTATATCATCACTGTTGGTGACCGAACAACAAAAAAGATGATTGAATTTGGTCTTATTCCGTCCTTGCAAATTATTGACGGGAAGGAAAAACGAGAAAAAAAAGATCCGCCAAAACTTGCAAATGCCACTGAACTAACTGTTAAAAATCCTCCAGCAGAAATAACTTCTCAAAGTATTGATGTGATTAAAAATGCCTTTACTATGGAACCTCCCGTGAGACTGTTTGTTTTAGGCGAAGAAGATCTTTTGGTACTTCCAGTATGTATTCATGCACCTGATAATGCAATTGTTTTGTATGGTCAACCAAATGAAGGACTAGTAATTGTAAGCATTACTCCAGAAATTAGAAATAAAGCACAGTCAATACTTGATTTAATGGAATAA
- a CDS encoding Mrp/NBP35 family ATP-binding protein, which yields MVGIDQVLEKLSTVIDPDLKKDIVSMGMIKDLELNDGDLKFTLELTTPACPFNVEIEDDVRKAIGEISELKNFDLKVTAKVMEGRSLDADTGMASVKNIIGVASGKGGVGKSTVSLNLALALSESGAKVGLLDADIYGPSIPLMLGMKDGFMEVEENKLQPADFNGLKVVSFGFFADQSNQAAIYRGPIISGILKQFLVDTNWSDLDYLIVDLPPGTGDIPLTLAQTIPITGILVVTTPQDVASNVAVKAVSMFEKLNVPIIGVVENMSHFICPNCDDKHYIFGEGGAKKISEQFNMPFLGEIPLNSGIMEGSDLGKPIMITNPDSPSAEAFRKSAKNIAAQCSILASKLQDEMASESTSEESAPEPSTS from the coding sequence ATGGTTGGAATAGATCAAGTTCTTGAAAAACTGAGTACTGTCATTGATCCTGATTTGAAAAAAGACATTGTTTCAATGGGCATGATCAAAGACTTGGAACTAAATGACGGTGATCTGAAATTTACTTTAGAATTAACAACCCCTGCATGCCCTTTCAATGTCGAAATTGAAGATGATGTAAGAAAAGCAATTGGCGAAATTTCTGAATTAAAAAATTTTGATTTGAAAGTAACTGCAAAAGTAATGGAGGGCCGTTCACTTGATGCTGATACTGGAATGGCATCTGTCAAAAACATTATCGGTGTTGCAAGTGGTAAGGGCGGAGTTGGAAAATCAACTGTCTCATTAAATTTAGCATTGGCATTATCTGAATCAGGAGCTAAAGTTGGCTTACTTGATGCTGATATCTATGGTCCTAGCATTCCGTTAATGTTGGGAATGAAAGATGGTTTCATGGAAGTAGAAGAAAATAAACTTCAACCTGCAGATTTTAATGGACTAAAAGTTGTGTCCTTTGGTTTCTTTGCAGATCAATCTAATCAAGCGGCAATTTACCGTGGACCAATTATTTCTGGAATTTTAAAACAGTTCTTAGTTGATACTAATTGGTCTGATTTAGATTATCTTATAGTAGATCTTCCACCTGGAACAGGTGATATTCCACTTACACTTGCTCAAACAATACCTATTACTGGAATCCTTGTTGTAACAACTCCACAGGATGTTGCTAGTAATGTAGCAGTAAAAGCTGTATCTATGTTTGAAAAACTTAATGTTCCAATTATTGGTGTTGTTGAAAACATGAGTCACTTTATCTGTCCAAACTGTGATGACAAGCATTACATCTTTGGTGAGGGGGGTGCAAAAAAAATTAGTGAGCAGTTTAACATGCCTTTCTTGGGAGAAATTCCATTAAATTCTGGAATTATGGAAGGTTCTGATTTGGGCAAACCAATTATGATTACAAATCCTGATTCTCCAAGTGCAGAAGCTTTTAGAAAGAGTGCAAAAAATATTGCAGCTCAATGCAGTATTCTTGCATCAAAACTGCAAGATGAAATGGCATCTGAAAGTACTAGTGAAGAATCTGCTCCGGAACCAAGTACTAGTTAG
- a CDS encoding DNA-directed RNA polymerase produces the protein MKFKKKTQLFSISTLVDVVRIPPSLFGTTLKKAAVNILKEKYESMINADLGYIIMILDAKVDEMGKMIAGDGGTFHRVQFEALTFYPKLQEIVQGEIVDITDFGAFVRIGPTDALLHLSQVMDDYLKSDVKSGMILANQSGRTLKVGSTLRARITAVSLGKAAAMGKIGITCRQPFLGADDWIAEEIKKSTGDSDKPAKEAEVEAS, from the coding sequence TTGAAATTCAAGAAAAAAACTCAGTTGTTTTCTATATCTACCCTAGTTGATGTTGTCAGGATTCCTCCCAGCTTGTTTGGAACTACACTCAAAAAGGCAGCAGTAAACATTCTCAAGGAAAAGTACGAGAGTATGATTAATGCAGATTTAGGATATATCATCATGATTTTAGATGCAAAAGTTGACGAAATGGGAAAAATGATTGCAGGAGATGGCGGTACATTCCATAGAGTTCAGTTTGAAGCATTAACATTTTATCCAAAACTACAGGAAATTGTTCAAGGTGAAATTGTAGACATTACAGACTTTGGAGCATTTGTAAGAATTGGTCCAACTGATGCATTACTTCACCTGTCACAAGTTATGGATGATTATCTTAAGAGCGATGTAAAGTCTGGAATGATCTTAGCTAATCAAAGTGGAAGAACATTAAAAGTCGGATCTACACTTCGTGCAAGGATTACTGCAGTATCATTAGGAAAAGCTGCTGCAATGGGCAAGATTGGAATTACATGTAGACAACCATTCCTTGGAGCAGATGACTGGATTGCAGAAGAGATCAAAAAATCCACAGGGGATTCAGATAAACCTGCAAAAGAAGCTGAAGTAGAGGCAAGTTAA
- the spt4 gene encoding transcription elongation factor subunit Spt4 produces the protein MAREMACRKCKFVTTGKVCPGCKSSDLTPDWSGIVLVVDPTNSEISKTLGITQKGKYAIKVT, from the coding sequence ATGGCACGAGAAATGGCATGCCGTAAATGTAAGTTTGTTACAACAGGTAAAGTTTGTCCAGGTTGCAAGTCATCAGATTTGACACCGGACTGGAGTGGAATTGTTCTAGTAGTTGATCCTACAAATTCAGAGATTTCAAAAACTCTAGGAATTACACAAAAAGGCAAGTATGCAATCAAAGTAACATAG